In Cicer arietinum cultivar CDC Frontier isolate Library 1 chromosome 7, Cicar.CDCFrontier_v2.0, whole genome shotgun sequence, a single window of DNA contains:
- the LOC101491118 gene encoding uncharacterized protein translates to MEECNEFKKELQKLINIGTIQIGPWEKDDGMIATQSEEKLGITIPKPLVIHFTKEEIMNASSDLRTLIVQIPSPFSYKDNKAVPWNYNVEVHLAKQKNNDVSSSKTTVVTNVSRIGRMTRNGQIYSPGKSQREMRVVFEKAYTDKEEKKVEKEKVENEKEVSNEEAQEFLKIIKQSEYKIVDQLNHTPTRISLLSLLMNSESHRKLLMKILNEAHVTHDITLDKFGGIINNITTNNHLTFTDDELLAEGRGHNKALHILVMCLDHIISRVLIDNGSSLNVISKLTLAKLPCDGSYMRPSPMVVRAFDGSRREVMGEIDLPVQIGPVTFHVMDIVPAYSCLLGRPWIHFAGVVPSTLHQKLKYMVNDQLVIVSGEGDLLVSNLSTTPYFETTEDALETAFQTL, encoded by the coding sequence ATGGAAGAATGCAATGAGTTCAAAAAAGAACTTCAAAAATTGATAAACATAGGCACAATTCAAATAGGTCCTTGGGAAAAGGATGACGGTATGATTGCAACCCAATCAGAAGAAAAACTTGGCATAACCATCCCAAAGCCATTGGTCATTCATTTCACTAAGGAGGAAATTATGAATGCCTCTAGTGATTTGAGGACCTTAATAGTTCAGATACCAAGCCCTTTTTCATATAAAGACAACAAAGCCGTACCTTGGAACTATAATGTAGAGGTACATCTAGCTAAACAGAAGAACAACGATGTTTCTAGCTCTAAAACCACCGTTGTCACGAACGTTTCAAGAATAGGAAGAATGACTAGAAATGGTCAGATATACTCCCCAGGAAAATCACAAAGAGAAATGAGAGTGGTGTTTGAGAAGGCATACACAGATAAAGAGGAAAAGAAAGTCGAAAAGGAGAAAGTAGAAAATGAGAAAGAGGTTTCTAATGAAGAAGCTCAGGAATTTCTCAAAATCATCAAACAGAGTGAATACAAAATAGTCGACCAACTCAACCATACTCCTACAAGGATTTCATTGTTATCCCTATTGATGAATTCTGAGTCCCACCGGAAGCTATTGATGAAAATACTAAATGAGGCTCATGTCACTCACGACATCACCTTGGACAAATTTGGaggcatcataaataacatcacAACCAACAATCACCTAACTTTCACAGATGATGAGCTGCTGGCCGAAGGGAGAgggcataataaagcactacacatatTAGTAATGTGTCTCGACCATATAATATCAAGAGTCCTCATTGACAATGGCTCCTCGCTGAATGTCATATCAAAATTAACATTAGCAAAACTACCTTGTGATGGTTCATATATGAGACCAAGTCCTATGGTTGTTAGAGCTTTCGATGGGAGTCGCAGAGAAGTAATGGGGGAAATCGATCTCCCAGTTCAAATAGGCCCGGTCACGTTTCACGTGATGGATATTGTACCCGCTTATAGTTGCTTATTGGGAAGGCCATGGATCCATTTTGCCGGCGTAGTGCCGTCAACCTTACACCAAAAGCTGAAGTATATGGTAAATGACCAATTGGTAATCGTGTCAGGAGAAGGAGACTTGTTGGTGAGTAATTTGTCCACCACACCTTATTTTGAGACAACAGAAGACGCTCTAGAAACTGCCTTCCAAACACTATAA